A region from the Alosa alosa isolate M-15738 ecotype Scorff River chromosome 7, AALO_Geno_1.1, whole genome shotgun sequence genome encodes:
- the LOC125298161 gene encoding lysozyme C-like isoform X2 has protein sequence MAAAARSRPSSEESAEQRGELWTLYGIFQLSDRVMCNSSSVPSLNICQMDCQAFLDDDIADDIACAVKIIPKMMSNPDEQTEAKALLKKMMALLFQPECSAVKYKEFFAACQ, from the exons ATGGCAGCAGCAGCGAGGAGTCGGCCGAGCAGCGAGGAGTCGGCTGAGCAGCGCGGAGAACTGTGGACCCTCTACGGCATTTTCCAGCTGAGCGACCGCGTCATGTGCAATTCTAGTTCCGTGCCATCACTGAACATCTGTCAGATGGACTGCCAAG CCTTTCTGGATGATGACATTGCTGATGATATCGCCTGCGCTGTAAAAATTATACCCAAAAT GATGTCCAACCCTGATGAACAAACAGAGGCCAAGGCTCTCTTAAAGAAAAT GATGGCGCTGTTGTTCCAGCCGGAATGCAGCGCTGTAAAGTACAAGGAGTTCTTTGCCGCCTGCCAGTGA
- the LOC125298161 gene encoding alpha-lactalbumin-like isoform X3, whose translation MAAAARSRPSSEESAEQRGELWTLYGIFQLSDRVMCNSSSVPSLNICQMDCQAFLDDDIADDIACAVKIIPKMMSNPDEQTEAKALLKKMYTVTNIC comes from the exons ATGGCAGCAGCAGCGAGGAGTCGGCCGAGCAGCGAGGAGTCGGCTGAGCAGCGCGGAGAACTGTGGACCCTCTACGGCATTTTCCAGCTGAGCGACCGCGTCATGTGCAATTCTAGTTCCGTGCCATCACTGAACATCTGTCAGATGGACTGCCAAG CCTTTCTGGATGATGACATTGCTGATGATATCGCCTGCGCTGTAAAAATTATACCCAAAAT GATGTCCAACCCTGATGAACAAACAGAGGCCAAGGCTCTCTTAAAGAAAAT
- the LOC125298161 gene encoding uncharacterized protein LOC125298161 isoform X1 — translation MAAAARSRPSSEESAEQRGELWTLYGIFQLSDRVMCNSSSVPSLNICQMDCQAFLDDDIADDIACAVKIIPKMMSNPDEQTEAKALLKKIFSLLSQDGAVVPAGMQRCKVQGVLCRLPVSNSRPCCKSRINAIIPYLHFVE, via the exons ATGGCAGCAGCAGCGAGGAGTCGGCCGAGCAGCGAGGAGTCGGCTGAGCAGCGCGGAGAACTGTGGACCCTCTACGGCATTTTCCAGCTGAGCGACCGCGTCATGTGCAATTCTAGTTCCGTGCCATCACTGAACATCTGTCAGATGGACTGCCAAG CCTTTCTGGATGATGACATTGCTGATGATATCGCCTGCGCTGTAAAAATTATACCCAAAAT GATGTCCAACCCTGATGAACAAACAGAGGCCAAGGCTCTCTTAAAGAAAAT CTTTTCTCTCTTGTCGCAGGATGGCGCTGTTGTTCCAGCCGGAATGCAGCGCTGTAAAGTACAAGGAGTTCTTTGCCGCCTGCCAGTGAGCAACTCAAGGCCATGTTGTAAGAGTAGGATAAATGCAATCATTCCCTATTTGCATTTTGTAGAGTAG